The following are encoded together in the Chloroflexota bacterium genome:
- a CDS encoding OB-fold domain-containing protein → MPPNAPRPLPFADTDTKAFWDACKRRELLLQRNRVNGQYRYPPVPEINIPCYQEWEWVKSGGKGKVYTFCIPHHPAHPYFRDKVPYNVVLVELEEGVRITANLVGIPNDQIKIGMPVVVDFEDASPDVTIPFFKPG, encoded by the coding sequence ATGCCCCCCAACGCCCCCCGTCCGCTCCCCTTTGCCGATACGGACACTAAGGCCTTTTGGGATGCTTGCAAGCGCCGCGAGCTGCTGCTCCAGCGCAACAGGGTCAACGGCCAGTACCGCTATCCCCCGGTGCCTGAGATCAACATCCCCTGCTACCAGGAGTGGGAATGGGTCAAGTCCGGCGGCAAGGGCAAGGTCTACACCTTCTGCATCCCGCACCACCCGGCGCATCCCTACTTCCGCGATAAGGTTCCCTACAACGTTGTCCTCGTCGAACTGGAAGAGGGCGTCCGCATCACCGCCAACCTCGTTGGCATTCCCAATGACCAGATCAAGATCGGCATGCCCGTCGTCGTTGATTTCGAAGATGCCTCGCCGGACGTGACCATCCCCTTTTTCAAGCCGGGGTAG
- a CDS encoding acyl-CoA dehydrogenase, whose product MNLDFGPAAEALRIEVRVWLKDNWKPEDAKARRDQLPEFRNRSDDFSKKLGKKGWLGIGWPKEYGGLGKNYIEQLAFHEEMGYNRAPMGKHLMAVNIVGPTLMKVGSEYLKKEYLPRILRGEIQTCIGYSEPHAGSDLASLETRAVEDGDDYVINGTKMWTTGAQDSQICFMGARTDPDKAKHKGVSLFIIPMETPGITIRPIECLGGLRTNQTFWENVRVNKRQMVGERGMGFYNIAVALDFERVMIGSHVAGYRRTYDDLVKLCRQTKLDGRPVLSDPIVRNRLADIATDLHVARLLTFKVMWMIDNGQVPNYEASMTKVLSSELQVRMVHTSMSLLGPTGALYEGSKHAPLDGQLTWIYESSLLGTIGGGANEIQRNIIAQRGLGMPR is encoded by the coding sequence ATGAATCTCGATTTCGGCCCGGCCGCAGAAGCGCTCCGCATAGAGGTCCGCGTATGGCTCAAGGACAACTGGAAGCCGGAGGATGCCAAGGCCCGCCGGGACCAGCTTCCGGAGTTCCGCAACCGGAGCGACGATTTCAGCAAGAAGCTGGGCAAGAAGGGGTGGCTGGGCATCGGCTGGCCGAAGGAGTACGGCGGCCTGGGGAAGAACTACATCGAACAGCTTGCCTTCCATGAGGAGATGGGCTACAACCGCGCCCCCATGGGCAAGCACCTGATGGCAGTGAACATCGTGGGCCCGACTTTGATGAAAGTCGGTTCCGAGTACCTCAAGAAGGAGTACCTGCCCCGCATCCTGCGTGGCGAGATCCAGACGTGCATCGGCTATTCCGAACCGCACGCCGGGTCTGACCTGGCCTCGCTGGAAACGCGGGCGGTGGAAGACGGCGACGACTATGTGATCAACGGGACCAAGATGTGGACCACCGGCGCCCAGGACTCCCAGATCTGCTTCATGGGCGCGCGCACGGACCCGGACAAGGCCAAGCACAAGGGCGTGAGCCTCTTTATCATCCCGATGGAGACGCCGGGCATCACCATCCGACCCATCGAGTGCCTGGGCGGCCTGCGAACGAACCAGACGTTCTGGGAGAACGTGCGGGTCAACAAGCGACAGATGGTGGGAGAGCGCGGCATGGGCTTCTACAATATCGCCGTAGCGCTGGACTTCGAGCGCGTGATGATCGGCAGCCACGTGGCCGGGTACCGCCGCACCTACGACGACCTGGTGAAGCTGTGCAGGCAGACGAAGCTCGACGGCAGGCCCGTCCTCTCCGATCCCATCGTCCGGAACCGGCTGGCGGACATCGCCACCGACCTCCACGTGGCGCGCCTGCTGACCTTCAAGGTGATGTGGATGATAGACAACGGCCAGGTGCCGAACTACGAAGCTTCCATGACCAAGGTGCTGAGCAGCGAGCTGCAGGTGCGGATGGTGCACACCTCCATGTCGCTCCTTGGGCCGACGGGCGCGCTGTACGAAGGTTCGAAGCATGCGCCGCTGGACGGGCAGCTGACGTGGATCTACGAATCGAGCCTGCTGGGCACCATCGGCGGCGGCGCGAACGAGATCCAGCGCAACATCATCGCCCAGCGCGGGCTGGGGATGCCGCGCTAG